One genomic region from Epinephelus fuscoguttatus linkage group LG8, E.fuscoguttatus.final_Chr_v1 encodes:
- the LOC125893302 gene encoding immunoglobulin superfamily DCC subclass member 3-like, producing the protein MMMLLMLLGLCCSGVSGASELAFLKEPSDVIAARDRPLMLDCQVEGEGPISITWRRNGVPVPIGVKATVLANGTLLIRNFSKRRESNETDAGEYDCAAQNRYGMLISRKARVQIASLPKFLSHPESVAVDEGGVARLTCQVNGIPEANITWQKDRSPLSTDDPRYTLLPNGVLQITGVRRTDSGLFRCVATNIANTRYSHEAQLSVTVAGSRIYREPVILSGPQNLTINVHQTAILECIATGNPRPIVSWSRLDGRSIGVEGIQVLGTGNLMISDATLQHSGVYVCSANRPGSRSRRTALGRLVVQAPPEFVQWPQSVSRPSGGSAVFSCTATGAPEPHLIWLKNGKLLTPSGNVKLTNGNTTLAITRITPEDEAIYQCIAENSAGTNQASARLAISQGPELPEAPTGLRASALSSSSLQLIWEQPSERVSQQIIGYVLHIRRLGEPDSAELQEAVSKTTFSHDFNNLEPATTYSIYLKAYSALGGSQQSSTITATTQGGVPSSPSFFTKVLNQTAMQVYWELPSKPGKLEGFRLEYRGVSNPDVHGQETFPGHINTHTISHLEPAAVYEIQLMAFNGNGDGPSNRRLVSLAEGGNTAADGPSCNCDQSHGSVSTLLVGVHSGLACILCCLLLVLLGYRRSFFCRKSASWETPRTLNDVRGAKGHTPENIELNQRCDSTPPPVMVMVEQTPPVQPGTGTGTG; encoded by the exons GTGTGAGCGGAGCCTCAGAGCTGGCGTTCCTCAAAGAGCCCAGTGATGTCATCGCAGCGAGGGACCGCCCCCTGATGTTGGACTGTCAGGTGGAGGGTGAGGGGCCGATCTCCATCACATGGAGACGGAACGGTGTCCCCGTGCCGATTGGTGTCAAGGCGACCGTGCTCGCCAACGGCACGCTACTCATCAGGAACTTCTCCAAGAGACGGGAGAGCAACGAGACAGACGCTGGCGAATACGACTGTGCTGCTCAGAACCGCTACGGCATGCTGATCAGCCGCAAGGCCCGGGTCCAGATCGCAT CCCTCCCTAAGTTCCTGTCTCACCCAGAGTCTGTGGCAGTCGATGAAGGGGGCGTGGCCAGACTCACCTGTCAGGTAAATGGAATCCCAGAAGCCAACATCACCTGGCAGAAGGACCGGAGCCCACTGAGCACCGACGACCCCAG GTACACTCTGCTGCCTAACGGCGTGCTGCAGATCACCGGCGTTCGGCGAACAGACAGTGGTTTGTTTCGCTGTGTTGCCACCAACATCGCCAACACTCGATACAGCCATGAGGCCCAGCTGTCTGTCACCG TTGCAGGATCCAGGATCTACAGAGAACCCGTCATCCTGTCCGGTCCCCAGAACCTCACCATCAACGTCCACCAGACCGCCATCCTGGAGTGCATCGCCACGGGAAACCCCCGCCCCATCGTGTCCTGGAGTCGCCTCG acggGCGGTCCATCGGCGTGGAGGGGATCCAGGTGTTGGGGACAGGAAACCTGATGATCTCTGACGCCACGCTGCAGCATTCAGGAGTTTATGTTTGTTCAGCAAACAGACCAGGAAGTAGATCCAGAAGAACGGCACTGGGACGCCTCGTAGTCCAAG ctcctccagagTTCGTGCAGTGGCCTCAGTCCGTCTCCAGACCATCAGGGGGCAGCGCTGTGTTCAGCTGCACGGCGACCGGCGCTCCAGAGCCGCACCTCATCTGGCTGAAGAACGGCAAACTGCTGACACCCAGCGGCAACGTCAAACTCACCAACGGAAACAC GACTCTGGCCATCACCCGGATCACCCCCGAGGACGAGGCCATCTATCAGTGCATCGCAGAGAACAGCGCCGGCACCAACCAGGCCAGCGCCCGCCTCGCCATCAGCCAGGGGCCCGAGCTGCCCGAGGCCCCCACCGGCCTCCGCGCCTCGGCCCTCAGCTCCAGCAGCCTGCAGCTGATCTGGGAGCAGCCGTCAGAGCGCGTCAGCCAGCAGATTATAGGATACGTCCTGCACATCAGAAGACTGGGAG AGCCGGACAGTGCGGAGCTGCAGGAGGCCGTCAGTAAGACCACCTTCAGTCACGACTTCAACAACCTGGAACCTGCCACCACCTACTCCATCTACCTGAAGGCGTACTCCGCCCTGGGAGGAAGTCAGCAGTCCAGCACCATCACCGCCACCACACAGGGGGGCG TTCCCAGTTCTCCCAGTTTCTTCACTAAGGTCTTGAACCAGACGGCCATGCAGGTGTACTGGGAGCTGCCCAGTAAGCCGGGGAAGCTGGAGGGCTTCAGACTGGAGTACCGCGGGGTCTCCAACCCAGACGTCCATGGACAGGAGACATTCCCAGGACACATCAACACCCACACCATCTCCCACCTGG AACCGGCAGCAGTTTATGAGATCCAGCTGATGGCGTTTAACGGGAACGGAGACGGTCCGTCCAACCGCCGCCTCGTGTCTCTGGCTGAGGgaggaaacactgcagcag ATGGTCCCAGCTGTAACTGTGATCAGTCTCACGGCTCCGTGTCCACTCTGCTGGTCGGCGTGCACAGCGGCCTCGCCTGCATCCTCTGCTGCCTGCTCCTTGTCCTGTTGGGATACAGACGCAG TTTCTTCTGCAGGAAGTCAGCGAGCTGGGAGACTCCACGCACCCTGAATGATGTCAGAGGTGCTAAAGGGCACACACCTGAGAACATCGAGCTGaaccag AGATGTGACTCCACCCCTCCCCCAGTGATGGTCATGGTTGAACAAACTCCGCCCGTCCAACCCGGCACAGGCACAGGCACCggataa